In the Myxococcota bacterium genome, one interval contains:
- a CDS encoding efflux RND transporter permease subunit has translation MSLPRFSVKQVVFVNLLFVIVAVAGYQAATRIPVDLFPDISFNTAIVGTVWRGASADEVERLVTTKLEDEIQDVDGIKELRSFSQAGLSTIEIEWKETLEETEYESSLNELRAAVDRVPDLPEDAEETIITELSVSEVQNVCMIAVTDVGGVGEFTLREVARDIERRVERIPGVRKATLRGERERELRVYVDRERAMQSDLTLAEISAQIGRNNQNVPGGAMDTGEREITVRGLGNFATPEELAATVVKKDAAGNHVRLSDVARIEDGFERRVIYGRHNGNPTIIVGISKNPEDDITTLVDRVRAFMEEYESLLPPGIEAPVTWDSSRIVRDRMGTMIDNVMLGVVLVVFVLWLTVGFRNSLIVTIGIPFSFLSAFLLFPFFGITINLISLVGFVMVTGMLVDHAIIIVENIYRHIENGKPIDDAIIEGAEEVMWPVVATVVTTLAAFLPALMIQGTSGEFGSILPKTVILVLVGSLFEALIVLPAHYVDWGSRDPGTEKDRSGEGWGARIRRGSHALREAVEGWMDRLRDVYVRRQQSLLRHRYVFLATCCAAFYASCGLQARVPVDLFPSDFDQLFITVRTPTDYGVEQTNEVIREIEAEVSGLTREVDEFTSYVGFGMNADENIINGVNYGMLFVSLVDEPEIREDPKAALGRVRDHLDTYVAANPGRIDNLLVIEPRNGPPIGKPVAVRIQSDDYEVAKRISSEIQAELASIEGVFNIEDNVPEGPLELRVALDEHRASLQGLSFDTVATALRAANDGLVPSTFKDPKADEDIDIRVMLQGAQRSSMDDLLDVEMRAPGGQRVELGDVAQVEVARGYERLYHYDARRAVVVYADVDGENATSTAVNARLEARFADVPSRFPGVNLVFGGEFEATKQTVEDMQRAVGVAVLAIYAILATLFRSYLQPMVVMSVIGFAFIGVTIGLFVTGGALSIWVMYAGVGLAGIVVNDSLVLMDFVNRQREQGVDVDEAVRIASQRRFRPILLTTVTTIAGLLPMSLGLSGKSLVFGPFATAIVFGLSIASLLTLFVVPALYLTLEDVRSAFEGWRARRAPLAAPGAVAGGRGADTP, from the coding sequence GTGAGTCTGCCGCGCTTCTCGGTCAAGCAGGTCGTCTTCGTCAATCTGCTGTTCGTGATCGTGGCCGTCGCCGGGTACCAGGCCGCCACGCGCATCCCCGTCGATCTCTTTCCCGACATCTCCTTCAACACCGCCATCGTCGGCACGGTGTGGCGGGGGGCTTCGGCCGATGAGGTCGAGCGCCTCGTCACCACGAAGCTCGAGGACGAGATCCAGGATGTCGACGGCATCAAGGAGCTGCGCAGCTTCTCGCAGGCGGGGCTCTCGACGATCGAGATCGAGTGGAAGGAGACGCTCGAGGAAACCGAGTACGAATCGTCCCTGAACGAACTCCGGGCGGCGGTCGATCGCGTGCCCGATCTCCCCGAGGATGCGGAAGAGACGATCATCACCGAGCTCTCGGTTTCCGAGGTGCAGAACGTCTGCATGATCGCGGTGACGGACGTGGGCGGTGTCGGTGAGTTCACGCTACGAGAGGTCGCGCGCGACATCGAGCGCCGCGTGGAACGCATCCCCGGCGTGCGCAAGGCGACGCTCCGCGGCGAGCGGGAGCGCGAGCTGCGCGTCTACGTCGATCGCGAACGCGCGATGCAGTCGGATCTCACGCTGGCCGAGATCTCGGCCCAGATCGGTCGCAACAACCAGAACGTGCCGGGTGGCGCGATGGACACGGGCGAGCGCGAGATCACCGTGCGCGGGCTCGGGAACTTCGCCACGCCGGAGGAGCTCGCTGCGACGGTCGTGAAGAAGGACGCTGCGGGGAACCACGTCCGGCTCTCGGACGTCGCGCGCATCGAGGACGGATTCGAGCGACGGGTGATCTACGGACGCCACAATGGCAATCCGACCATCATCGTCGGCATCTCGAAGAACCCGGAAGACGACATCACGACACTGGTGGACCGGGTGCGCGCGTTCATGGAGGAGTACGAGTCGCTCCTGCCCCCAGGCATCGAGGCGCCGGTGACCTGGGACTCCTCGCGGATCGTCCGCGATCGCATGGGCACGATGATCGACAACGTGATGCTGGGCGTCGTGCTCGTCGTCTTCGTTCTCTGGCTCACCGTCGGCTTCCGCAATTCGCTGATCGTGACGATCGGGATTCCCTTCTCCTTCCTCTCGGCGTTCCTGCTCTTCCCGTTCTTCGGGATCACGATCAATCTGATCTCGCTGGTCGGCTTCGTGATGGTGACGGGCATGCTCGTCGATCACGCGATCATCATCGTCGAGAACATCTACCGGCACATCGAGAACGGAAAGCCCATCGATGACGCGATCATCGAGGGCGCCGAAGAGGTGATGTGGCCGGTGGTCGCGACCGTCGTGACGACGCTGGCTGCCTTCCTGCCCGCGCTGATGATCCAGGGAACGAGCGGTGAGTTCGGCTCGATCCTGCCGAAGACCGTGATCCTGGTGCTGGTGGGGTCGCTCTTCGAGGCGCTGATCGTGCTGCCCGCGCACTACGTCGACTGGGGCAGTCGCGATCCCGGCACGGAGAAGGATCGCTCGGGCGAGGGGTGGGGCGCGCGCATCCGGCGCGGGAGTCACGCGCTGCGTGAAGCCGTGGAAGGGTGGATGGATCGGCTGCGCGACGTCTACGTCCGGCGCCAGCAGTCCCTGCTGCGCCACCGCTACGTCTTCCTCGCCACCTGCTGCGCTGCCTTCTACGCATCCTGCGGTCTCCAGGCGCGTGTTCCCGTCGATCTCTTTCCTTCGGACTTCGATCAGCTCTTCATCACGGTGCGTACGCCGACGGACTACGGCGTGGAGCAGACCAACGAGGTCATTCGAGAGATCGAAGCCGAGGTGTCGGGCTTGACCCGAGAGGTCGACGAGTTCACCTCCTATGTCGGCTTCGGGATGAACGCGGATGAGAACATCATCAATGGCGTGAACTACGGAATGCTCTTCGTCAGCCTGGTCGACGAGCCCGAGATCCGCGAGGACCCGAAGGCCGCCCTGGGTCGCGTCCGCGACCACCTCGACACCTACGTCGCGGCGAACCCGGGACGCATCGACAACCTGCTCGTCATCGAGCCGCGCAACGGGCCTCCGATTGGCAAGCCCGTCGCCGTGCGCATTCAGTCCGACGACTACGAGGTGGCGAAGCGCATCTCTAGCGAGATCCAGGCCGAGCTGGCGTCGATCGAGGGGGTCTTCAACATCGAAGACAACGTGCCCGAGGGGCCGCTCGAGCTGCGCGTGGCGCTCGACGAGCATCGCGCGTCGCTTCAGGGTTTGAGCTTCGACACGGTGGCGACCGCGCTCCGCGCGGCGAACGACGGTCTGGTGCCCTCGACCTTCAAAGATCCGAAGGCCGACGAGGACATCGACATCCGCGTGATGCTGCAGGGCGCCCAGCGCAGCTCGATGGACGACCTGCTCGACGTCGAGATGCGCGCCCCGGGCGGGCAGCGCGTGGAGCTCGGCGACGTCGCCCAGGTGGAGGTCGCGCGCGGCTACGAGCGGCTCTACCACTACGACGCGCGCCGCGCCGTGGTGGTCTATGCCGACGTGGACGGTGAGAACGCGACATCGACCGCGGTGAACGCGCGTCTCGAAGCGCGCTTCGCCGACGTGCCGAGTCGGTTCCCTGGCGTGAACCTGGTGTTCGGCGGCGAGTTCGAGGCGACGAAGCAGACCGTCGAGGACATGCAGCGCGCGGTCGGCGTCGCGGTGCTCGCGATCTACGCAATCCTCGCCACGCTCTTCCGCTCCTACCTCCAGCCAATGGTCGTGATGAGCGTGATCGGCTTCGCCTTCATCGGGGTGACGATCGGGCTGTTCGTGACCGGTGGCGCTCTGTCGATCTGGGTGATGTACGCCGGAGTCGGCTTGGCCGGGATCGTGGTGAACGATTCGCTGGTGCTGATGGACTTCGTGAATCGCCAGCGAGAGCAGGGCGTCGATGTGGACGAAGCGGTGCGCATTGCCTCCCAGCGACGCTTCCGTCCGATCCTGTTGACGACCGTGACCACGATCGCTGGGCTCTTGCCGATGTCGCTCGGGCTTTCGGGGAAGTCGCTCGTGTTCGGCCCGTTCGCGACGGCGATCGTGTTCGGACTCTCGATCGCCAGCCTGCTGACCCTCTTCGTGGTGCCTGCGCTCTACCTCACCCTCGAGGACGTGCGCTCGGCGTTCGAAGGATGGCGGGCGCGACGGGCCCCGCTGGCTGCGCCGGGCGCGGTGGCCGGCGGCCGGGGAGCGGACACGCCCTAG
- a CDS encoding SLC13 family permease, with translation MEWQGWLTLVVVGLTLVAMVREIAKPDLILMAGLFTLAAAGVLTPAETFAGFANPALATVGVLFVVSAALRETGALDATVGRLFARARDEASGLLRTGPPVAALSAFLNSAPIVAMMTPVILDWTRRVDLSPSRLLIPLSYASILGSILTVIGTSTTLTVAGLANAAGMRPIGFFELAPATLPIAAVGLLYLLFVAPRLLPEGRGATERLGERRREYTGSMGVARDCPLIGSTVEGAGLRHLPGLFLVEIVRDGRTLTPVGPDEVIEAGDELVFAGVVSTLVELQRIRGLVPISHEDQPSLAAPDQRLTEAVVSASSPLINQSIRDANFRTVYDAAVIAVHRNAERMPGKIGEIVLQAGDTLLLQTAPGFFRAHRNSRDFYLVSELPDSEAPRHERAGVALAILVAMVVVAGTGIYPISIAAFLAAGALIATRCLPGRIARASVDWSILVVIGAGLGIALAMEKSGAAALIAGAIASVAGDIGPFYALVVIYFATLLLAELLHHNAAVALTFPIAAATAELLGVDTRPFVMAVIVGGCCAFASPVTYQTHLIVYGPGGYRFTDFVKVGLPLDALCAATALFMIPRVWPF, from the coding sequence ATGGAGTGGCAGGGCTGGCTCACGCTCGTTGTCGTCGGCCTGACGCTCGTGGCCATGGTCCGCGAGATCGCCAAGCCCGATCTGATCTTGATGGCGGGCCTGTTCACCCTGGCCGCGGCCGGCGTGCTCACTCCGGCCGAGACCTTCGCCGGGTTTGCGAACCCCGCGCTGGCGACCGTCGGCGTCCTTTTCGTCGTCTCGGCGGCCCTGCGCGAGACCGGGGCGCTCGATGCCACGGTGGGACGCCTCTTCGCTCGGGCCCGGGACGAAGCCAGCGGCTTGCTGCGGACCGGGCCGCCCGTTGCGGCGCTCTCGGCCTTCCTGAACAGCGCGCCGATCGTGGCCATGATGACGCCGGTGATCCTGGACTGGACGCGCCGAGTCGACCTCTCGCCGAGCCGCCTGCTGATCCCGCTGAGCTACGCGTCGATCCTCGGCAGCATCCTCACCGTGATCGGCACCAGCACCACGCTGACCGTCGCCGGCCTCGCGAACGCGGCCGGGATGCGTCCGATCGGCTTCTTCGAGCTGGCGCCGGCCACGCTTCCGATCGCTGCCGTCGGGCTGCTCTACCTCTTGTTCGTGGCACCCCGCCTGCTGCCCGAGGGACGCGGCGCCACCGAGCGCCTCGGCGAGCGACGCCGCGAGTACACCGGCTCGATGGGCGTGGCGCGCGACTGCCCGTTGATTGGCAGCACCGTCGAGGGCGCCGGCCTGCGCCACCTGCCCGGGCTGTTCCTGGTCGAGATCGTCCGCGACGGGCGCACGCTCACGCCGGTCGGACCGGACGAGGTGATCGAAGCCGGCGACGAGCTGGTGTTCGCAGGCGTGGTCTCTACCCTGGTCGAGCTGCAACGCATCCGCGGACTCGTCCCCATCTCTCATGAGGACCAACCCTCCCTCGCCGCGCCCGACCAGCGGCTGACCGAAGCCGTGGTGTCGGCATCCTCGCCGCTCATCAACCAGAGCATTCGCGACGCCAACTTTCGGACCGTCTACGACGCCGCCGTGATCGCGGTCCACCGCAACGCCGAGCGGATGCCGGGCAAGATCGGCGAGATCGTGCTCCAGGCCGGCGACACGCTCCTCCTGCAGACGGCGCCTGGCTTCTTTCGCGCACACCGCAACAGCCGCGACTTCTATCTCGTGAGCGAACTCCCCGACAGCGAAGCGCCCCGTCACGAACGCGCCGGCGTGGCCCTGGCGATCCTGGTGGCGATGGTGGTCGTGGCGGGAACCGGCATCTACCCGATCTCGATCGCGGCCTTCCTGGCGGCAGGCGCGCTGATCGCGACACGCTGCCTGCCCGGCCGCATCGCGCGCGCCAGCGTGGACTGGTCGATCCTCGTCGTGATCGGCGCGGGCCTGGGCATTGCGCTCGCCATGGAGAAGAGCGGCGCGGCCGCCCTGATCGCGGGAGCGATCGCGAGCGTCGCTGGCGACATCGGACCTTTCTACGCGCTGGTAGTGATCTACTTCGCGACCCTGCTGTTGGCAGAGCTCCTGCACCACAACGCGGCCGTCGCCCTCACCTTCCCGATCGCCGCCGCCACGGCCGAGCTGCTCGGCGTCGACACGCGCCCCTTCGTGATGGCAGTGATCGTCGGTGGCTGCTGCGCCTTCGCCTCGCCGGTCACCTACCAGACCCACCTCATCGTGTACGGCCCGGGTGGCTACCGCTTCACCGATTTCGTGAAGGTCGGCCTGCCGCTCGACGCGCTCTGCGCGGCGACGGCATTGTTCATGATCCCTCGGGTCTGGCCCTTCTGA